In Rubrivirga marina, the following are encoded in one genomic region:
- the glgB gene encoding 1,4-alpha-glucan branching protein GlgB codes for MPTLDTTALHRWRDGQFTDSYTHLGAHAEGDGTRFTVWAPHADAVAVVGDFNGWSPDANALERAGEGLWSGLVADAAPGARYKYRIQHGGGAFDKTDPYAFQIEPPAEGGSTAEGLASVVTDLSYDWGDSDWMGSREGPGSFQQPVSIYEVHLGSWRHKGHGESLSYREIAEPLADHVEALGFTHVELLPVMEHAYYGSWGYQTLGYFAPTFRYGSPEDFMFLVDTLHQRGIGVILDWAPAHFATDPQGLSHFDGTPLYEPHDERMRTHPDWGTYVFDYGKPGVQNFLLSSARFWLDRYHVDGIRVDAVASMLYLDYSRDEYTPNEHGGRENLHAIRFLQRLNTEAYAHHPEVMMIAEESTAWPGVSQPVYTGGLGFLYKWNMGWMHDTLTFFSEDPVHRKYYHNDLTFPLHYAFSEHFCLPLSHDEVVHGKGSLWGKMPGDDWQKAANLRLLYGHMVGHPGKKLLFMGQEFGQRGEWTHDHPLDWHSAEGGLHAGVQRWTQDVFSLYREHPALHDDEPKGFEWIDFGDRDNSVVSYLRKGEDGKTLLFVLNATPVVRDNYRVGVPRDGVWTERLNSDAETYGGSGVGNHGEVETTPVPYHGRPASLVLTLPPLAALVLELQNEPKATGATTRATSAQKATRKTPKGAKASASRKA; via the coding sequence ATGCCCACGCTCGACACGACCGCCCTCCACCGCTGGCGCGACGGCCAGTTCACCGACAGCTACACCCACCTCGGCGCCCACGCCGAGGGGGACGGCACCCGGTTCACCGTCTGGGCCCCCCACGCCGACGCCGTCGCCGTCGTGGGCGACTTCAACGGCTGGAGCCCGGACGCGAACGCGCTCGAGCGCGCCGGCGAGGGGCTGTGGAGCGGGCTCGTGGCCGACGCCGCGCCGGGCGCGCGCTACAAGTACCGCATCCAGCACGGCGGCGGGGCCTTCGACAAGACGGACCCCTACGCCTTCCAGATCGAGCCCCCGGCGGAGGGCGGGAGCACGGCGGAGGGCCTGGCGAGCGTCGTCACGGATCTGAGCTACGACTGGGGCGACAGCGACTGGATGGGCTCGCGCGAGGGCCCCGGCTCGTTTCAGCAGCCCGTCTCGATCTACGAGGTCCACCTCGGGTCGTGGCGGCACAAGGGGCACGGCGAGAGTTTGTCGTACCGCGAGATCGCCGAGCCGCTGGCGGACCACGTCGAGGCGCTCGGGTTCACGCACGTCGAGCTGCTCCCGGTGATGGAGCACGCCTACTACGGCTCGTGGGGCTACCAGACGCTCGGCTACTTCGCCCCGACGTTCCGCTACGGCTCGCCGGAGGACTTCATGTTCTTGGTCGACACGCTCCACCAGCGGGGCATCGGCGTGATCCTCGACTGGGCGCCGGCCCACTTCGCGACGGACCCCCAGGGGCTCAGCCACTTCGACGGGACGCCCCTTTATGAGCCCCACGACGAGCGGATGCGGACGCACCCCGACTGGGGGACCTACGTGTTCGACTACGGCAAGCCGGGCGTCCAAAACTTCCTGCTCTCGTCGGCCCGGTTCTGGCTCGACCGGTACCACGTCGACGGGATCCGCGTCGACGCCGTGGCCTCGATGCTCTACCTCGACTACAGCCGCGACGAGTACACGCCGAACGAGCACGGCGGGCGCGAGAACCTCCACGCGATCCGGTTCCTCCAACGGCTCAACACGGAGGCCTACGCCCACCACCCCGAGGTGATGATGATCGCCGAGGAGTCGACGGCGTGGCCGGGCGTCTCGCAGCCTGTCTACACCGGCGGCCTCGGGTTCCTCTACAAGTGGAACATGGGCTGGATGCACGACACGCTCACGTTCTTCAGCGAGGACCCCGTCCACCGGAAGTACTACCACAACGACCTCACCTTCCCGCTCCACTACGCGTTCTCGGAGCACTTCTGCCTCCCGCTCTCGCACGACGAGGTGGTCCACGGGAAGGGCTCGCTGTGGGGCAAGATGCCCGGCGACGACTGGCAGAAGGCGGCCAACCTCCGGCTGCTCTACGGCCACATGGTCGGGCACCCGGGCAAGAAGCTCCTCTTCATGGGCCAGGAGTTCGGCCAGCGCGGTGAGTGGACGCACGACCACCCGCTCGACTGGCACTCGGCCGAGGGCGGCCTCCACGCCGGCGTCCAGCGGTGGACGCAGGATGTGTTCTCGCTCTACCGCGAGCACCCGGCGCTCCACGACGACGAGCCGAAGGGGTTCGAGTGGATCGACTTCGGCGACCGCGACAACAGCGTCGTGAGCTACCTCCGCAAGGGGGAGGATGGGAAGACGCTCCTGTTCGTCCTCAACGCCACGCCGGTCGTCCGCGACAACTACCGCGTGGGCGTGCCCCGCGACGGCGTCTGGACGGAGCGGCTGAATTCGGACGCCGAGACGTACGGCGGGAGCGGCGTCGGCAACCACGGCGAGGTCGAGACGACGCCGGTGCCGTACCACGGGCGCCCGGCGTCGCTCGTCCTCACGCTGCCCCCGTTGGCGGCCCTCGTGCTCGAACTCCAAAACGAGCCGAAGGCGACGGGAGCGACGACGCGCGCGACCTCCGCCCAGAAGGCGACCCGCAAGACCCCGAAGGGCGCGAAGGCGTCCGCCAGCCGGAAGGCCTAG
- a CDS encoding DUF2934 domain-containing protein, protein MAPPRKSTASTDAPKDEATEATPAETKTSKRASTKAAGSTKKSTAKKAPAKSTAKKAAGSTESEATTSTAKKTTAKKSAPNKTTAKKTTSKKSTAKADSELSADERISKRAYELFEARGGKHGYHHEDWLQAEKEIKGTS, encoded by the coding sequence ATGGCCCCCCCACGCAAATCGACCGCCTCCACTGACGCCCCGAAGGACGAGGCCACCGAGGCCACGCCGGCCGAGACCAAGACGTCGAAGCGAGCCTCGACGAAGGCCGCCGGCTCGACCAAAAAGTCGACGGCCAAGAAGGCTCCCGCGAAATCGACGGCCAAGAAGGCCGCGGGCTCGACGGAGTCGGAGGCCACGACGTCGACGGCGAAGAAGACGACGGCCAAGAAGTCGGCCCCCAATAAAACGACCGCGAAGAAGACGACCTCCAAAAAGTCGACGGCGAAGGCCGACTCGGAGCTTTCAGCTGACGAGCGTATCTCCAAGCGGGCCTACGAGCTGTTCGAGGCCCGGGGTGGCAAGCACGGCTACCACCACGAGGACTGGCTCCAGGCCGAGAAGGAGATCAAGGGCACGTCCTAA
- the glgA gene encoding glycogen synthase codes for MHIVQLTNEYPPHIYGGAGVHIEYLTRELVRLDGGAHRVDVIAFGDQRVGAGNLTVHGVEPPAQIPAQDPRHAKLLDTLGRDLVMAGRVPEGAEIVHGHTWYSHLAGCLAAKLAGARLVLTTHSLEPHRPWKREQLGTAYDATTWIERTAYRSADGVVAVSDAMRDDVVELYGVDPGRVEVIPNGIDPDEYRPVDQPDLLRQHGVDPDRPFVLFVGRITRQKGIVHLVRALPHLPPDTQVVLAAGAPDTPEIAAEMREAVAAARAEASGPIVWIEEMLPRETAIALYSHAAVFVCPSVYEPFGIINLEAMACETPVVASAVGGIPGIVVEGETGTLVPIETVEGGVEPQSPDRFARDLAEATAAILADPDRQRAMGRAGRQRVVDHFSWAAVARQTLAFYQRVLDGPPAG; via the coding sequence ATGCACATCGTCCAGCTCACGAACGAGTACCCGCCCCACATCTACGGCGGCGCGGGCGTCCACATCGAGTACCTCACGCGCGAGCTCGTCCGCCTCGACGGCGGCGCGCACCGGGTCGACGTGATCGCCTTCGGCGACCAGCGCGTCGGGGCGGGCAACCTCACGGTCCACGGGGTCGAGCCGCCGGCCCAGATCCCGGCGCAGGACCCGCGCCACGCGAAGCTGCTCGACACGCTCGGGCGCGACCTCGTCATGGCCGGGCGCGTGCCCGAGGGCGCCGAGATCGTCCACGGGCACACGTGGTACAGCCACCTCGCGGGGTGCCTCGCGGCGAAGCTGGCCGGCGCCCGGCTCGTCCTCACGACGCACTCGCTCGAGCCGCACCGCCCCTGGAAGCGCGAGCAGCTCGGGACGGCCTACGACGCGACGACGTGGATCGAGCGGACCGCCTACCGCTCGGCCGACGGCGTCGTCGCCGTCTCCGACGCCATGAGGGACGACGTCGTGGAGCTCTACGGCGTCGACCCGGGCCGCGTCGAGGTCATCCCCAACGGGATCGACCCGGACGAGTACCGGCCCGTCGATCAGCCCGACCTCCTCCGCCAGCACGGCGTGGACCCCGACCGGCCGTTCGTCCTGTTCGTCGGGCGGATCACGCGCCAGAAGGGGATCGTCCACCTCGTCCGCGCGCTCCCGCACCTCCCGCCCGACACGCAAGTGGTGCTGGCGGCCGGCGCGCCCGACACGCCCGAGATCGCGGCTGAGATGCGCGAGGCGGTCGCCGCCGCCCGCGCCGAGGCGTCGGGCCCGATCGTGTGGATCGAGGAGATGCTCCCGCGCGAGACCGCCATCGCGCTCTACAGCCACGCGGCCGTGTTCGTGTGCCCGTCGGTCTACGAGCCGTTCGGGATCATCAACCTGGAGGCGATGGCGTGTGAGACGCCCGTCGTGGCGAGCGCCGTCGGCGGCATCCCCGGCATCGTGGTCGAGGGCGAGACGGGCACGCTCGTCCCCATCGAGACGGTCGAGGGCGGCGTCGAGCCCCAGAGCCCGGACCGCTTCGCGCGGGACCTCGCAGAGGCGACGGCTGCGATCCTCGCCGACCCGGACCGCCAGCGGGCCATGGGCCGGGCCGGGCGCCAGCGCGTGGTCGACCACTTCTCGTGGGCGGCCGTCGCGCGGCAGACGCTCGCGTTCTACCAGCGGGTGCTCGACGGTCCGCCCGCCGGCTGA
- a CDS encoding TonB-dependent receptor, whose product MPIRFPLARLLGAAALVALLASPAALAQTVSGVVTGEGGAPLPGVNVVLDGTYVGQATDADGRFGLDVSFDRGARTLVFSFTGYQTRRVEVPGPTSSLAVSLEPDVLSGGDVVVSASRVEESILEAPVTVERVSMAQLQQRPSTEVIASLDRLKGVDVSRSSMLISSLSTRGFNSAKSERLIQLVDGFDFVDPTLSLYVGNLGGLPEIDLAGVEIVYGANSALYGANAFNGVVLFQSRDPFQDQGLSVTARGGERGMMEAQGRWAQRVGDRFAYKVVGSYFEADDFISANYSTLTTIPGNFDGGALRSATDPRGADLVNRYGEVAVVTPNTCLVPAAGGCGLTIGALGLEGNVYTPGFSEGDLVLGDYRAMAARVAGELSVLLADDVKASIVGAYADGNGIYQSSNRYAFDGVGSRRVGATLEGTDWAIRAFANDSEPGNTYDLGFLGSFMNRAPYQDPDTGEMIMVPNGAGGTRPLIYAERYGQVYAATFAGARQQGASVADAYAAAAAATSGIYPTLGDPRFDAARDLTLANETPGSSPTFKSDGQIYNLDGQYRFDLGGIGASVGANVRQYALNSQGTLYSDGPNSPLVCSGGTCTRETRDDISNYDFGGYLQLRASLLDDALDLSAVGRVDAFENFDARFSPRASAVYSFGPADRHNLRASVSRAFRQPAQLDQFISLDVGSLLLLGNIGDGYEGLAFTPTAATGPVGGPITIDPLTVEQMDSFEVGYKGLLGDLFADLSYYRSLYTDFIGTRRFFGRETGDTPNPAELAAPPAPSDPAYANRTRLLQVWTNADQEVTTQGFLASLEYRVDRAFIPTVNYTWSDIEEVDDLILGFNTPEHKVNVGASGQIGPALGYGVNYRWVDTYDYAMPFAEGTIESHGVLDVQASYDVPTFGVTLLAGGTNLTDADNLSAYGAAPMGRILYAGLRYNP is encoded by the coding sequence ATGCCCATCCGCTTCCCCCTCGCCCGCCTCCTCGGCGCCGCCGCGCTCGTCGCGCTCCTCGCCAGCCCGGCCGCGCTCGCCCAGACGGTCTCCGGCGTCGTCACCGGCGAGGGCGGCGCGCCGCTCCCCGGCGTCAACGTCGTCCTCGACGGCACGTACGTCGGCCAGGCGACCGACGCCGACGGCCGGTTCGGCCTCGACGTCTCGTTCGACCGGGGCGCGCGGACGCTCGTGTTCTCGTTCACCGGCTACCAGACGCGGCGCGTCGAGGTGCCTGGGCCTACCAGTAGCCTCGCCGTCTCGCTTGAGCCCGACGTCCTCTCCGGCGGGGACGTCGTCGTGTCGGCCTCGCGGGTCGAGGAGAGCATCCTCGAGGCGCCGGTCACGGTCGAACGGGTGAGCATGGCCCAGCTCCAGCAGCGGCCGTCCACTGAGGTCATCGCGAGTCTCGACCGGCTCAAGGGCGTCGACGTGAGCCGGTCGTCGATGCTCATTTCGAGCCTCTCGACGCGCGGGTTCAACTCGGCCAAGTCCGAGCGGCTCATCCAACTCGTCGACGGGTTCGACTTCGTCGACCCGACGCTCTCGCTCTACGTCGGCAACCTCGGCGGCCTCCCCGAGATCGACCTGGCCGGCGTCGAGATCGTGTACGGCGCCAACTCGGCGCTCTACGGCGCCAACGCGTTCAACGGCGTCGTCCTGTTCCAGTCGCGCGACCCGTTCCAGGACCAGGGCCTCTCCGTGACGGCGCGCGGCGGTGAGCGCGGGATGATGGAGGCGCAGGGCCGCTGGGCGCAGCGCGTCGGCGACCGGTTCGCGTACAAGGTCGTCGGGTCGTACTTCGAGGCCGACGACTTCATCTCGGCCAACTACTCGACGCTTACGACGATCCCGGGCAACTTCGACGGCGGCGCGCTCCGGAGCGCGACCGACCCCCGCGGTGCCGACCTCGTCAACCGCTACGGCGAGGTGGCCGTCGTCACGCCCAACACGTGCCTCGTGCCGGCCGCCGGCGGCTGCGGGCTGACGATCGGCGCGCTCGGGCTCGAGGGCAACGTCTACACCCCGGGGTTCTCGGAGGGCGACCTCGTCCTCGGCGACTACCGCGCCATGGCGGCCCGGGTCGCCGGCGAGCTGAGCGTGCTCCTCGCCGACGACGTCAAGGCCTCGATCGTCGGGGCCTACGCCGACGGCAACGGGATCTACCAGAGCTCGAACCGCTACGCCTTCGACGGCGTCGGCTCGCGGCGGGTGGGGGCCACCCTCGAGGGGACCGACTGGGCCATCCGTGCCTTCGCCAACGACTCCGAGCCGGGCAACACCTACGACCTCGGCTTCCTCGGCTCGTTCATGAACCGGGCCCCTTACCAGGACCCCGACACGGGCGAGATGATCATGGTCCCGAACGGGGCCGGCGGCACGCGCCCGCTGATCTACGCCGAGCGCTACGGCCAGGTCTACGCCGCGACGTTCGCCGGGGCCCGCCAGCAGGGCGCCTCCGTCGCAGACGCCTACGCCGCCGCGGCCGCCGCCACGTCCGGGATCTACCCCACCCTCGGCGACCCGCGCTTCGACGCGGCCCGCGACCTCACGCTGGCCAACGAGACGCCCGGGTCGAGCCCGACGTTCAAGTCCGACGGCCAGATCTACAACCTCGACGGGCAGTACCGCTTCGACCTCGGCGGGATCGGCGCGTCGGTCGGCGCCAACGTCCGGCAGTACGCGCTCAACTCGCAGGGGACGCTCTACTCCGACGGGCCGAACTCGCCGCTCGTCTGCTCCGGCGGGACGTGCACGCGCGAGACGCGCGACGACATCTCGAACTACGACTTCGGCGGCTACCTCCAGCTCCGGGCGAGCCTCCTCGACGACGCGCTCGACCTCTCGGCCGTCGGCCGCGTCGACGCGTTCGAGAACTTCGACGCCCGGTTCTCGCCGCGCGCCTCGGCCGTCTACTCGTTCGGCCCGGCCGACCGGCACAACCTCCGGGCGAGCGTGTCGCGCGCGTTCCGCCAGCCGGCCCAGCTCGACCAGTTCATCTCGCTCGACGTCGGCTCGCTCCTCCTGCTCGGCAACATCGGCGACGGCTACGAGGGGCTCGCGTTCACGCCGACGGCCGCGACCGGCCCCGTCGGCGGCCCGATCACGATCGACCCGCTGACGGTCGAGCAGATGGACTCGTTCGAGGTCGGCTACAAGGGCCTCCTCGGCGACCTCTTCGCCGACCTCAGCTACTACCGGAGCCTCTACACCGACTTTATCGGGACGCGCCGGTTCTTCGGCCGCGAGACGGGCGACACGCCGAACCCGGCCGAGCTCGCGGCCCCGCCGGCGCCCTCCGACCCGGCGTACGCCAACCGGACGCGGCTCCTCCAGGTCTGGACCAACGCCGACCAGGAGGTCACCACGCAGGGCTTTCTCGCCAGCCTCGAGTACCGCGTCGATCGCGCGTTCATCCCGACCGTCAACTACACCTGGAGCGACATCGAGGAGGTCGACGACCTCATCCTCGGGTTCAACACGCCGGAGCACAAGGTGAACGTGGGCGCGAGCGGGCAGATCGGGCCGGCGCTCGGCTACGGCGTCAACTACCGCTGGGTCGACACCTACGACTACGCCATGCCCTTCGCGGAGGGGACGATCGAGAGCCACGGCGTCCTCGACGTCCAGGCCAGCTACGACGTCCCGACGTTCGGCGTGACGCTGCTGGCCGGCGGCACGAACCTGACTGACGCCGACAACCTCTCGGCCTACGGGGCGGCCCCGATGGGGCGCATCCTCTACGCCGGCCTCCGCTACAACCCCTAG
- a CDS encoding glucose 1-dehydrogenase: MADLPDSFRLDGRVALVTGASKGIGEAMARALAEAGAHVIVTSRRQESVEAVAASIREAGGQATGRALHVGRLDELADAVGAIAEEAGGLHVLVNNAAANPVYGPVEDTDEAAYDKIMDVNVKGPFLLSQAALPYLKKDGGTIVNVSSIGGVKPETGLGIYSVSKAALLSLTEVMGKEWGRHGVRANAICPGLIQTKFSEALWADEKTRDRFTRHLPAGRIGQPEDLAGLTVFLASDASAYCTGAVFTADGGYLVA; the protein is encoded by the coding sequence ATGGCCGACCTCCCCGACTCCTTCCGGCTCGACGGTCGCGTCGCTCTCGTGACCGGCGCCTCCAAGGGCATCGGCGAGGCGATGGCCCGCGCGCTCGCCGAGGCCGGCGCCCACGTCATCGTGACCAGCCGTCGGCAGGAGTCGGTCGAGGCCGTCGCCGCGTCGATTCGTGAGGCGGGGGGGCAGGCGACGGGACGCGCGCTCCACGTCGGCCGCCTCGACGAGCTGGCGGACGCGGTCGGCGCCATCGCCGAGGAGGCCGGGGGGCTCCACGTCTTGGTCAACAACGCGGCGGCGAACCCGGTCTACGGGCCGGTCGAGGACACCGACGAGGCGGCCTACGACAAGATCATGGACGTCAACGTGAAGGGGCCGTTCCTGCTCTCACAGGCGGCGTTGCCATACTTGAAGAAAGACGGCGGGACGATCGTCAACGTGTCGTCGATCGGGGGCGTGAAGCCCGAGACCGGGCTCGGGATCTACAGCGTCTCGAAGGCCGCGCTCCTCTCGCTCACCGAGGTGATGGGGAAGGAGTGGGGCCGGCATGGCGTCCGCGCCAACGCGATCTGCCCGGGGCTTATCCAGACGAAGTTCAGCGAGGCCCTCTGGGCGGATGAGAAGACCCGCGACCGGTTCACGCGCCACCTCCCGGCGGGGCGGATCGGTCAGCCCGAGGACCTCGCCGGGCTCACCGTCTTCCTCGCCTCCGACGCCTCGGCCTACTGCACCGGCGCCGTGTTCACGGCCGACGGCGGCTACCTCGTCGCGTGA
- a CDS encoding spinster family MFS transporter, whose product MPEASPTTNPRRVLLLLFLANLLNFFDRTIPAILNEPIRLEWGLSDLQLGLIGAAFTLVYAIAGLPLGRLADRGSRTKIMGWGLIVWSGFTAANAAAWNFGSFLVARMGVGVGEASYAPASNALIGDLFPAEKRSRALGLFMLGLPLGLLLAFFSVGPIVAAFGDWRAAFVVAAVPGFVLAAFLFLIREPERGASEKVRSAGAEVDRPVRRVLTTRTILWIILSGITINFAAYAGNGFLVPMIQRYFGLELTAAAITTGLIVGVTGLIGLTVGGSVADRIYARKPSGRLVYGAASLVVAALATAAALATGDGSVALFAALFGLGWLAQYAYYTSVYPAIQDVVAPRLRATAVALYFAGMYLLGGAFGPVVVGGLSDALAQRAMTAGGATALDGGFRAVGLHDAMYLIPVALALTAAFVFFASRSFDADAARMERQLAGDVSTES is encoded by the coding sequence ATGCCCGAGGCCTCCCCGACGACGAACCCGCGGCGCGTCCTGCTCCTCCTGTTCCTGGCCAACCTGCTCAACTTTTTCGACCGGACGATCCCGGCCATCCTCAACGAGCCGATCCGCCTGGAGTGGGGCCTGAGCGACCTCCAGCTCGGCCTCATCGGGGCCGCGTTCACGCTCGTCTACGCCATCGCCGGGCTCCCGCTCGGGCGGCTGGCCGACCGCGGCTCGCGCACGAAGATCATGGGCTGGGGGCTCATCGTGTGGAGCGGGTTCACGGCGGCGAACGCGGCGGCCTGGAACTTCGGCTCGTTCCTCGTGGCCCGGATGGGCGTCGGCGTGGGCGAGGCGAGCTACGCGCCGGCCTCGAACGCACTCATCGGCGACCTCTTCCCCGCCGAGAAGCGGTCGCGCGCGCTCGGGCTGTTCATGCTGGGGCTGCCGCTGGGGCTCCTCCTGGCCTTCTTCTCCGTCGGCCCCATCGTCGCGGCGTTCGGCGACTGGCGGGCGGCGTTCGTGGTCGCCGCCGTGCCCGGGTTCGTCCTGGCCGCGTTCCTGTTCCTTATCCGCGAGCCCGAGCGCGGCGCCAGCGAGAAGGTCCGGAGCGCGGGCGCCGAGGTGGACCGGCCCGTCCGCCGCGTGCTCACGACGCGGACTATTCTGTGGATCATCCTGTCGGGCATCACGATCAACTTCGCGGCCTACGCCGGCAATGGGTTCCTTGTCCCGATGATCCAGCGCTACTTCGGGCTGGAGCTCACGGCCGCGGCCATCACGACCGGGCTCATCGTCGGCGTCACCGGCCTGATCGGGCTGACGGTCGGCGGGTCGGTGGCCGACCGGATCTACGCGCGGAAGCCGAGCGGGCGGCTGGTCTACGGCGCCGCGAGCCTCGTCGTCGCGGCTCTCGCCACGGCGGCGGCGCTCGCGACCGGCGACGGGTCGGTGGCGCTCTTCGCCGCCCTGTTCGGGCTCGGGTGGCTGGCGCAGTACGCTTACTACACGAGCGTCTACCCCGCCATCCAGGACGTCGTCGCGCCGCGGCTCCGGGCGACCGCCGTGGCCCTCTACTTCGCCGGGATGTACCTGCTGGGCGGCGCGTTCGGGCCCGTCGTCGTCGGCGGGCTGTCCGACGCGCTCGCCCAGCGCGCGATGACGGCGGGCGGCGCGACGGCCCTCGACGGCGGATTCCGCGCGGTCGGCCTCCACGACGCCATGTATCTCATCCCCGTCGCGCTCGCGCTCACGGCCGCGTTCGTCTTCTTCGCCTCGCGGAGCTTCGACGCCGACGCCGCCCGGATGGAGCGCCAGCTGGCCGGCGACGTCTCCACCGAGTCGTGA
- a CDS encoding TetR/AcrR family transcriptional regulator, whose translation MAVASVDLRRSILDAAQAGVSEHGYANLSMRQIARSVGCSVGTLYLYFANKDALYSALVDEAVVHLVGAYGPAHDITDPVERLEAFCRSYVRFAMTYPEQYKVMYLELNLDPASVPEAYRRARKPLDDTATALAEADAQGLLRVPNPKEGALFVWAALHGMLSLVLARQVDPKADPDWLIDLTIRHLIDSFRLPE comes from the coding sequence ATGGCCGTCGCCTCCGTCGACCTCCGCCGCTCGATCCTCGACGCCGCCCAGGCCGGCGTCTCGGAGCACGGCTACGCGAACCTCTCGATGCGCCAGATCGCCCGCTCCGTCGGGTGCAGCGTCGGGACGCTCTACCTCTACTTCGCCAACAAGGACGCGCTGTACTCGGCGCTGGTCGACGAGGCGGTGGTCCACCTCGTCGGCGCGTACGGGCCGGCGCACGACATCACGGACCCCGTCGAGCGGCTCGAGGCGTTTTGCCGCTCGTACGTCCGGTTCGCCATGACGTACCCGGAGCAGTACAAGGTGATGTACCTCGAGCTGAACCTCGACCCGGCCTCCGTCCCCGAGGCCTATCGCCGCGCCCGCAAGCCGCTCGACGACACGGCCACCGCCCTCGCCGAGGCCGACGCCCAGGGCCTCCTCCGCGTGCCGAACCCGAAGGAAGGCGCCCTCTTCGTGTGGGCCGCACTCCACGGGATGCTCTCGCTCGTCCTCGCCCGCCAGGTCGACCCGAAGGCGGACCCCGACTGGCTCATCGACCTGACGATCCGCCACCTTATCGACAGCTTCCGCCTGCCGGAGTAG